The genomic region AGCCACACCCCCACCTCCAAGTTCGTCGCGATCTGCCTGGAGACGGCCAGCGAGAACGGCCTGATCCTCGCTCAGGCAAGCTGACCCAGCTTGCAGGGGCGCACCATAGAAGGCGCCTTGGAGCACCGCCAAGACGATAGCAAAAGGCCACTCGACAAGCTGATGGCACTTTACTAGAGTCTTCCGGCGGTGCTCCTCATCCCCTCGTTCGATCGCGATGACCGGCACCCGCCCAGGGATCCTGCCCACAGGTCGGGCAAATCCTCTTTAGCACGGAACGCGGAGAGAACTCATGTCGATCACCCCCGGCCATACCCCGCATCACCACGGCGACCATACCCCTCCCAAGGACAACCGCATCGTCAGCGCTGCGATCCACCCCGCCATCGGCGTGGCTCGGGTCGGTAATAGCGAGGCGGAATATTTCCTGGGTCCCCAGGTCACCGAGCCACGGCCGGAACCACTCGGGTTCTATCGCGACGCCCAAGGCGCGCTGAAACGCCAGGCCGCCGAGTTCCGCATCTATGGTTACAACCTGGCTGGCGAAGTGGTGGCCGAGCTGACTACCGAGAACGCCGATATCACCTGGTCTGCCCATGTCGCCAACAGCAAGGCGCAGTGGTACCAGTGGCAACTGGCGATGGACATTCCCGAAGCCGCCAGCAAGGTGCTGCCTCTGCGTAATGCCCAGATCAAGGACCCTGAAGCCCGTACAGCACTGACCATCGATGGCGGCCTGCATAGCATCAGCGGGCCAAACCAAAGTGGTGTCGAGTTCAACGGACAATACGAAGGTACCCCGGTGTATCTGGGAGAACTGCGCACCGATGCTCATGGCCGACTTCAGTTCCTTGGCGGTCGTGGCGTGTCGGCATCGCCGAAGAACACGCCGATCTTCAACCCGAAGGACAACAACAGCTTCATCAACGCCGATGGCTGGTATGACGATACCTCGGACGGTCCGATCAGTGCTTTGGTCAGCATTGGCGAACGTTCGATTCCGGTCGAGTCGGCCTGGGTGGTGACCGCACCACCGAACTACGCTCCGCAGGTCAAGTCCGTACGCACGCTCTACGACCTGACCTACGATCTGTTCATCCAGGCCGCCTGGCTCAAACCCAGCACCTCTGTATCCTTCCGGCACGATGTGTATCCGACCCTGCAACGACTGTCGGGCCTGCAATGGGTCAATCAGGGCTTCGCCACCCAGTTCGGCCACAACGGTCGCTACAACTTCGAAGATCCGGCCTTTATCGCCAGGCTGGCGAGCAAACCGGCCCCGGGCAGCTACGACGTGAACCAGGAAACCCGCCGGGAAATTCTCAACAGTTTCCGCCTGCCCCAACCCACCGACAGCAATCCGCTACCCTGGCCATGGATCTATGGCGACTACATGGACGCGCCGAGCCTGCAGCAGTACTCGTCCATCACCCAGACTCAGTATCAGGCATTGAAAAGCTGGGCTGACGGCCAATTCGAGTCCGACTGGTCCAGCGAACCACTCCCGGACACTCTGGACTCGGTTGACCTGGCAGATCAGCCGGCCATGCTCGACCGTGCAGCCTTGGACTTTTGCCTCGCCGATGCCTTCCATCCCGGCTGCGAATTGACCTGGCCGATGCGCCACCTGTCGTTGTACGCCAAACCCTGGCGCATTCGTCAACGGCCGGCCGGCAGTCCGCAGCCCGACTACGGTCCGACCCTGAACCAGACCCAGACTCTGGCCGTCGGTGGCCCGCTGTATGGACAAGGCCCCGGCGATCTGAACCGCTGGATGGGCTTGCCCTGGCAAGCTGACACCGCCTACTGCCGGGGTGGCTATGATCCGACCTACAGCCCGTTCGTCGCAACCTTCTGGCCAGCACGAGTACCCAACCAAGTGCTCAGTGACGTGGACTACGATCGGGTCATCGACCCTGTGGCCAAACCCGAGGAGCGTCTAGACGCCTTCTCCGATCGCAGCAACTGGAACGCCCCGCTGCTGGTAGAAGGCCCGCGAACCCCAACCGCCAAGCAGATGACGACCATGGTGGATATCTTCGGTTCCATGGGTTTGCTGGAAGTACGCACGCATACTTCCGATGATCCGGCCTATCCGAACACCATGATGGTTGCTAGCTACGGGCCACAGATTCCCACGACCCAGACAATCGCCAGCCCGTTACTGGCCGCCGACTTTGTCGCCGAAGGTACGCCGACGGCAGATGCGGTTGCTGCACCACGGCCACCACGCGGTGCCAACTTCAGCAGCCAGGAAGAAGCCGAGCAGGCGCCACGCGGTACCCGCTCCGAAAAACGCCCGCTGTAAATGGCGCACTACGACGTTGCCATCATCGGTGGCGGCCCGGCCGGTTCGGCGACCGCCATCACCCTGGCGCGCCTGGGCCGGCGGGTGCTGCTCGCCGACTCGGCGCCCGCCGGACGTTTCCGGGTGGGCGAGGGCTTTCCGCCCGCAGCCCGTTCGCTGCTCGCCGACCTGGGAGTGCTCGACGACTTTCTCGCCGCCGGGCACCGTCCCAGCTACGGCAATCTTTCCCTGTGGGGCTCGGACGAGCCACATATGGACGATTTCATCTTCCAGACCCAAGGCCGTGGCTATCAGCTGGACCGCTGCGCCTTCGACGCCCAGTTGCGCAAGGCGGCGCGCCAGTTCGGCGTCACAGTCCACGAAGCTACCCGCCTGGCCGCCACCCCGGATACTGACGGCTTCAACCTGTGCCTGAGCGACTGCGCCGACGAACAGACCGCCCACAGCAGTTGGCTGATCGACGCCGGCGGCCGCCCGGCAGTGCTCGCCCGCAAGCTGGGTGCGCAGCGCATGGTGGAAGACCGGCTGACCGCCTTCTACCTGTTACTGCACAGCACGCAGGCCTCTGACCAAGACGGCCGAACCCTGGTCGAAGCGGTGGAGGATGGTTGGTGGTACAGCGTGCTGCTGCCTTCGGGTGAGCGCCTGGTGGCCTTCCTCGGTGACCTGGACCTGCTCGACCGCCAGCAGCTGTTGGACAGCGACGGCCTCTGGCAGCAGTTGGCGCACACCCGCCTGCTGTCGGCCTTGTGCCGCGAGCACGGCTACCAGTCCGGCTCTGCCGTGCAGGGGATGGATGCCGCCAGCGGGCGACTGTCACGCTTTCACGGCGAAGGCTGGGCGACCGTTGGCGATGCGGCGTTGTCTTTCGATCCGTTGTCGTCTCAAGGGATCGCCACCGCGCTGTACTGCGGCCAATATTGCGCGAGGGCCGTGCATGCCACGCTGCAAGGCGACGACACCGCATTGGCCGCCTATGCAGACTTGTTGAACAGGATCTACAGTGCCTACCTGAATAATCGGCGGCAGTTCTACGGGATGGAAAAACGCTGGGGCGAATCGACGTTCTGGAAGCGGCGCCAGCCTCTTCCAGTGAGCGCATGAGGGCGCGAAATGGCAGGATTCAAGTAGCCTCAGACTCTCTGAAATCGACTAAGTTCCCGTGCAAAATCAGCAAGTTATGATTTTGTATACATGTCGTGCTATTCGTCGGATTTCCATTGTAACCACGCCCTTACAAGCCTCAGGATCGCGCCGTCATCCCTAGGAGGCTCCTCTCACATGAAGTTCTCGTCGATTCTCTTGTTGTCCCTGAGCCTGGCCAGTGGCCTGGCCTGCGCCGGCGGTACCACCGAAGCCGGTATCGGCGGTGCATTGGGTGGTGTACTCGGTTCGGCAGTCGGCCAGTCGCTGGGCGGCAACACCGGCTCGACCATTGGTGCGGCCCTCGGCGGCGCGGGTGGCAGTGCGGTCGGTGCCGACAAGCGCAGCCGCGGCGAAGCGGCGATCGGCGGCGCGCTGGGCGCAGCGGGCGGCAACGTGGTCGGCCGCAGCATGGGCGGCAGCACCGGCAGCCTGATCGGCGCGGCGGCTGGCGGTGGCGCCGGCGGTGCGCTGGGCAACTACATGGGCAACTCCAGCGACCGCGAGGATCGCAATTACCGCGAGGGCCACCGTGGCCGTGGTCACGCCTATGGCCATCGCAAGCACGGCCGCCACTGGCGCGACTGATGCGCCCCCCACGGGGAATGCCGCAACGGCATTCCCCGTATCACCGTCGGCCAGTGCAGAAAACCCGTCGTAAAAATGCCCGACCATGCAGATTGCATGGGCCTAAGACCACAAACATTTCCCAACTTATTGAAATAGCAGGCGATTCGGCATCCGCTGGATTGGCATGGCCGCTGCTATCTCCTCAGTGAAGGCTGTACGTCTCTCACTCATGGAGCACGATAACAATGATCGGGAATGCCGAAATCCATCCTGGCCCCCTGCAAGACTCGTCGAACCACTCAGGCGTTGCCTGGGCGGCGATCTTCGCTGGCGCGGCCGCCGCCACCGCACTGTCTCTGCTGCTGCTCATGCTCGGTTCAGGGCTGGGCTTTTCTGCCATCTCGCCCTGGTCGGGCGAAGGTCTCAGCGCCAAGGGGCTGGGTGTCTGGGCGATCATCTGGCTGGCCCTGACGCAGATCCTCGCCTCGGGCATGGGCGGCTATCTCGCCGGACGATTGCGGGTCAAATGGGCCAACCTGCACGGCGACGAGGTTTATTTCCGTGACACCGCCCACGGCTTTCTTGCCTGGGCCGTGGCGACCCTGCTGATGGCCACGCTGGTGGCCGGCTCCGTCAGCGGCATCGTCGGCGGCGGGGTCAAGGCAGGAGCCACCGTGACCGCCGGCGCCGCGAGCAGCCTGGGTGGCCACGCCAGCCAGAACAACAGTTCCGATTACTTCATCGACCTGCTGTTTCGTGACGATCGTCCGGCAGCAGTGAGTGAGGACGCCGCCCACGGCCTGGCCACACGAATCTTTGTCCACAGCCTGGGTAACGGCCAACTGAGCCCCGAGGACCGCACCTACCTCGCCCAACTGGTCAGCCAGCGCACCAACCTCAGTCGGGTCCAGGCCGAACAACGGGTCGACCTGGTATATGCCCAGGCCCGCCAGGCGCTCGATAACGCGAAGCTGGCTGCCGATCAGGCCGCCAAGGTCGCGGCCTGGTCAACTCTGTGGATGTTCATCGCCCTGCTGATCGGCGCGTTCTTCGCCAGTCTGGCTGCAACGTTCGGTGGTCGCCAACGCGATGGCGTGGCCTACCTGAAAAGTCCCGAATATCAGACCGGCACTGCGCCCCTGCACTAATCCGAGGAGAATGAAAATGCGCTCACTTCTACTGTTCTTTCTGGGTGTACCGATCCCGGTGATCATCCTTATCGCCCTGTTCGTGCACTGACCCCTGCGCGCAGTGTCCCCATTGCGGGGTCACTGCTCTCCTCTAAGCACTACGCTTAATCCAGCGGGAAACCGGCCGCGAGCCGGCTTCCCTGGACACCCCAGTCGGCCATTCTGCCGCGCTTTGTAATATTCGATTACATCCAAACCACTCAAAAAACCTTAGGGCTAACTCCTAGAAAGCTCGGAGCAAAGGATTTTGTCATAACGCCAGAAGGCATCGACATAACGGGATAAAGCCAGAATTACCTGCCCGAATGGTCAAATTAAAATCGTCATGAAAATGCGCAAACGATACCGTGAGCCAACAGGATTAAGGGTTATCCCGATACTGATATCAATATGCTACCGATATGATCCGCCGACCTTGAGCTATGCAATGGAAGCAATGCATGCGGATCTATCTTGGAGTCTGGTTAGGGATCGCGCTGAGTGTTATCGGGCTTATCCTCGCCCAACCCCTGCTCAATGGTGCCGGTCTGGCACTGATTGCCATCAGTGCCCTGGCCCAGCAGATTGTCAAATCCTCGAACAATCCAGCCACTCCTCCCCTTACGCCAGCACCCGATACCACCCCTGCGCCGGCCGAATTGCAGGCATTGCTGCCGGTGATCGCACCGGCCTGGAATGATGGCATCGGCCAGAGTCGGCAACTGCTGCAAGCCAACATCAGCGAGTTGTTCGAACGCTTCGCCAGCATCGCCACACGCCTGGAAGGCGGCCTGCATGGCTCCGAGAATATCCTGGGCAATGGCGGGGTCGGTGAAAGCCTGCGCGATGCCAATGAGCGCCTGCGCGAAGTTACCCAATCCTTCGAAGCCAGCAGCCAGCGCCAGCACGAGCTGCTCGATACCATCAGCCACCTGGGCGACTACGCCAGCCAGTTGCAGCAGATGGCCAAGCGTGTCCAGGAAATCGCCAACCAGACCAACCTGCTGGCGCTCAACGCCGCCATCGAGGCCGCGCGTGCCGGTGAGTACGGCCGTGGTTTCTCGGTGGTCGCCGACGAAGTGCGCAAGCTCTCGACACTCTCCGCCGAAACCGGCCAGGGCATGGACACCAAGGTCGGCGAGATCAACCACGCGATCCAGACCACCATCACCGCCGCCGCCGAACTGGGCACCAGCGAACAGGCCAACCTGGACTTCCTCAATCATGCGGTGACTCAGGTCATGACCCGCCTGGGCGACAACCTCACCGAACTGACCGATGCCTCCCGCGTCCTGCAACGTGACGCCCGGGACACCCAGGCCGACATCCAGGCGATCATGGTCAACCTGCAGTTCCAGGACCGGGCCGACCAGATGCTCGACCATGTCCAGGTCGACCTGGCCCATCTGCTCGACGCCATCCGTGACCAGGATCGCAGCCTCAATGATCCGTCCGCCTGGCTCGAACGCCAGCACCAGCGCTTCACCACCGACGAGGAGCGACAAGGTCGCACCCAGGTGGCAACCGGTGACGATGTGACCTTCTTCTAGCGTATCTCCGTTTTCCCTTTTGCAAGAGTGATGAACATGGCCAAGACCATCCTGATCGTCGACGACTCCCTGTCCATGCGCCAACTGGTGAAGATGAGCCTGACCGGTGCCGGTCACCAGGTCATCGAGGCCTGCGACGGCCGCGATGCCCTGAACAAACTGACCGGGCAGAAAATCCACCTGATCATCAGTGACGTGAACATGCCCAACCTCGACGGCATCGGCCTGGTGAAAGAGGTCAAGGCGCGCAACGAGTACCGCTTCACGCCGATCATCATGCTCACCACCGAAAGCGAGCAATCGAAGAAGGCCGAGGGCCAGGCCGCCGGGGCCAAGGCCTGGATCGTCAAGCCATTCCAGCCGCAGCAACTGCTGGCGGCCGTCGAAAAACTGCTGGGATAACCCGCCATGTTCTCGCTGACTCCCGCTGCCGACGGCAAGCCCGCACAACTGCACCTGCAAGGCGACCTGACCCTCTACGAAGTCAGCCTGGCGCGCGAGCAGTTGCTCGGCCTGCTGCCTCTGCCCCCGGGACCGTGGCAGCTGGACCTGGGAGGCCTGAGCGAACTGGACAGCGCCGGGGCGCAATTGCTCCTGGCGATCCAGCGGGCGCTGTCATCCATCGACTACCCCACCACCGTCAGCCAGGTCTCGGACACCGCCCAGGAACTACTGACGTTGCTGAACCTGGAATCGCTGTACCCCGCCATCCCGACCGAGGACTGAACCCATGCTCAGTGGCGAACAATGGAACCAGTTGCTGCTGGGCTTTCTCAGCGAAGGCCGCGACCTGCTCAAGGAAGCCGAGGACAGTCTGCTGCGCCTGGAAACCTGCCCCGATGACCAGGAAGCGATCAACGGTCTGTTTCGTGCCGTGCATACGCTCAAGGGCTCGGCCGGGATCTTCTCGCTGACACCTCTGGTCAACCTCACCCATCACCTGGAAAGCCTGCTGATGTCGGTGCGCGACGGCCAGCGTGCGCTGACCCCGGCACTCACCTCGCTGATGCTCAACTGCATGGATGAGTTGAACGCGATGATCGAGCGCGTCGATCCCGACAGCGGCCTGCTCGATGCCGACGAAACCCGGCAGGCGCCGTTGCTGGCCGCCCTGTTCGAGGCTCAGGGCAGTACTGCAGAGGAATCGGAGCAGACCGTGGCGCTGGACGCTCCCGCCACGCTGGCGGATCAGCGTACCTGGCAGGTCTCGATCAGCTTCTCCGAGGAGCTGTTCCGCAACGGCTTCGACCCGGCGGCCTTCCTGCGCTATCTCAAGCGGTTGGGCGAAGTCGTCGCACTGCGGACCCGCACCGACGCGATACCGGCCCTGGAACGGATGGACCCGGAAACCTGCCACCTGGGATTCGAATTCCAGTTGCTCACGACAGCCAGCCAGGCCGAGATCGAAGACGTTTTCGAGTTCATCCAGGATTTCTGCGAACTGCGCCTGAGCGTCCTCGAACCCGTTCTGCCGGTGGCGAGCGCACCCGGCGCCGAGCCTGTCCCGGCGGCCCTGACGCCCGTGCCCAGAACCACCACCCCGCGCGAGCGCCGCACCCTCGACATGACGCTGCTCAAGGTCGCCGCACACAAACTCGACGAATTGATCAATCTGGTCGGCGAACTGGTGATCAGCACCGCCAGTGCCCAGATGCAGGCTCGCCGCAGCACTGACAGCGGCTGCATGGAGGCCACACAGGCGGTGCACCAGCATGTCGAGCAGATCCGCGAAGCGGCGTTGAAACTGCGCATGGTGGAAGTCGGCGAGACCTTCAATCGCTTCTACCGGGTGGTGCGCGATGTCAGCCAGGAACTGGGTAAGAATATCCAGTTGAGCCTGGTCGGCGGGGAAACCGAACTGGACAAGTCGGTGATCGACAAGATCGCCGACCCGCTGACCCACCTGGTGCGCAACGCCATCGACCACGGCATCGAGTCGGCCGCCGAACGCCTTGCCGTCGGCAAGCCGGCCGAGGGCAACCTGCGCCTCAATGCCTATCACGACTCAGGCATGATCGTGCTCGAAGTCAGCGACGACGGGCGCGGCCTGAACACCGCGCGGATTCTCACCAAGGCCATCGACAAGGGGCTGGTCGACCCGGATGCCCAGCTCAGCGATCCGGATATACACCTGCTGATCTTCGAGGCCGGCTTTTCCACCGCCGAACAGGTCTCCAACCTCTCCGGACGAGGGGTCGGCATGGACGTGGTGCGCAGCGCCATCGACCAGTTGCGCGGGGTGATCGAGATCGATTCGGTCGCAGGCGCAGGTTGCACGTTCCGCATTCGCCTGCCACTGACCCTGGCGATCATCGATGGCTTCCAGGTCGGGGTCGGCCAGGACAACTTCGTCATTCCGCTGGACATGGTCACCGAGTGCATGGAGGCCAGTCCCGAATGGCTACGCCTGGGCCAGGGCTACCTCAACCTGCGTGGCAAGCCCCTGCCCTGCATCGCCCTCGACCGGCATTTCGGTCTGACGCCCAGCACCGCCCGGCGGCGCAATATCGTCGTGGTCAGCCAGGGCCGGCAGCAGGCCGGGCTGATTGTCGACCAACTGCTGGGCGAACTGCAGACCGTGATCAAGCCCCTCGGCCAGATGTTCCAGCACCTGCGCGGCATCAGCGGCTCCACCATCCTCGGCTCCGGCCAGGTCGCGCTGATCCTCGATATCGCCAGCCTGTTCCGACACCTGCAGACGTCGGGCGAGCCCACGACCAATTCGCTCAATACCCCTTTGCCTAGCCTTTCAGGAGAGTAACCATGCAGTTCATCCGCAACATGAAGATAGGCATCCGACTGACAGCGGGCTTCCTGCTGGTAGTGGTGCTGACCGGGGTCATCGGTGTGATCGGCATCCGCAACCTGTCCCAGGTCAATGACTTGTCGGACCGCATGTACGAACTTGATGTCACTGGGCTGAGCCAGATGCAGGAAGCCAATATCCAGTTGGTGAGTGTCGGCCGCGCGATGCGTCACAGCCTGCTCGCCACCAGCCATGCTGACCGTGAGCAGGCTGCCAAGCAGGCCCGCGCCGCGCTTGATCAGACCCGCAAACTGATCGCCGACGCCCGCAAGGCCTTTATCACCAAGGAAGGTCTGGCCCAGATCGACAAAATCGAAGTACCGCTCAAGGAATACGAAAGTGTGGTCAATCAACTCCTGAGCACTCACCAGCAATCCGGCCAGTTGCAGGAAAGCAGCGAGATCACCGATCTGCTGCCCAAGGCCGTCAGCACCAGCGAGGTGGTGGACCGGCTGATGGGCGAGGTGACGCGCGGCAAACAGGCGCGTGCCGCCGAAGCCAACCAGCAGATCAGCGACATCGCCGCCAACTCCCAGACCCAGATGATCATCCTCGTCATCGCCGCAACCCTGCTCGGCCTGCTGATCGGTGTACTGGTGACCCGCAGCATCACCCGGCCGCTCAACGGTGCCGTGGACGCCGCCAACCGCATGGCCGCCGGCGACCTGAGCCAGGACCTGGAGATCACCAGCAAGGACGAGACCGGCCAGTTGCTGGGCGCCATGCAGAACATGACCTTGCGCCTGCGCAGCATCCTCGGCGATGTGCGCAGCGCCGCCGACTCGCTGTCCTCGGCGTCGGAACAGGTCAGTTCGACCTCGCAGTCGCTGAGCCAGGCCGCCAACGAACAGGCCGCCAGCGTCGAACAGACCAGCGCCTCGGTGGAGCAGATGTCCGCCTCCATCGCGCAGAACACCGAAAGTGCGAAGATCACCGACGGCATCGCCGGCAAGGCTGCCAATGACGCCGTGCAAGGCGGCGGCGCGGTGGGCGACACGGTGCTGGCGATGAAACAGATCGCCGACAAGATCAGCATCATCGACGACATCGCCTACCAGACCAACCTGCTGGCGCTCAACGCCGCCATCGAGGCCGCCCGCGCGGGCGACCATGGCAAGGGCTTCGCGGTGGTCGCCGCCGAGGTGCGCAAACTGGCCGAACGCAGCCAGGTTGCGGCTCAGGAAATCGGCCAGGTCGCCTCCAGCAGCGTGCAACTGGCCGAACAGGCCGGTCACCTGCTCAACGAGATCGTGCCGAACATCCAGAAGACCTCCGATCTGGTCCAGGAAATCACCGCCGCCTCCCAGGAGCAGAGCGGCGCCGCCGGGCAGATCAATATCGCCATGGGCCAGATGAACCAGA from Pseudomonas asplenii harbors:
- a CDS encoding tryptophan 7-halogenase, with the protein product MAHYDVAIIGGGPAGSATAITLARLGRRVLLADSAPAGRFRVGEGFPPAARSLLADLGVLDDFLAAGHRPSYGNLSLWGSDEPHMDDFIFQTQGRGYQLDRCAFDAQLRKAARQFGVTVHEATRLAATPDTDGFNLCLSDCADEQTAHSSWLIDAGGRPAVLARKLGAQRMVEDRLTAFYLLLHSTQASDQDGRTLVEAVEDGWWYSVLLPSGERLVAFLGDLDLLDRQQLLDSDGLWQQLAHTRLLSALCREHGYQSGSAVQGMDAASGRLSRFHGEGWATVGDAALSFDPLSSQGIATALYCGQYCARAVHATLQGDDTALAAYADLLNRIYSAYLNNRRQFYGMEKRWGESTFWKRRQPLPVSA
- a CDS encoding STAS domain-containing protein: MFSLTPAADGKPAQLHLQGDLTLYEVSLAREQLLGLLPLPPGPWQLDLGGLSELDSAGAQLLLAIQRALSSIDYPTTVSQVSDTAQELLTLLNLESLYPAIPTED
- a CDS encoding LodA/GoxA family CTQ-dependent oxidase yields the protein MSITPGHTPHHHGDHTPPKDNRIVSAAIHPAIGVARVGNSEAEYFLGPQVTEPRPEPLGFYRDAQGALKRQAAEFRIYGYNLAGEVVAELTTENADITWSAHVANSKAQWYQWQLAMDIPEAASKVLPLRNAQIKDPEARTALTIDGGLHSISGPNQSGVEFNGQYEGTPVYLGELRTDAHGRLQFLGGRGVSASPKNTPIFNPKDNNSFINADGWYDDTSDGPISALVSIGERSIPVESAWVVTAPPNYAPQVKSVRTLYDLTYDLFIQAAWLKPSTSVSFRHDVYPTLQRLSGLQWVNQGFATQFGHNGRYNFEDPAFIARLASKPAPGSYDVNQETRREILNSFRLPQPTDSNPLPWPWIYGDYMDAPSLQQYSSITQTQYQALKSWADGQFESDWSSEPLPDTLDSVDLADQPAMLDRAALDFCLADAFHPGCELTWPMRHLSLYAKPWRIRQRPAGSPQPDYGPTLNQTQTLAVGGPLYGQGPGDLNRWMGLPWQADTAYCRGGYDPTYSPFVATFWPARVPNQVLSDVDYDRVIDPVAKPEERLDAFSDRSNWNAPLLVEGPRTPTAKQMTTMVDIFGSMGLLEVRTHTSDDPAYPNTMMVASYGPQIPTTQTIASPLLAADFVAEGTPTADAVAAPRPPRGANFSSQEEAEQAPRGTRSEKRPL
- a CDS encoding methyl-accepting chemotaxis protein, coding for MQFIRNMKIGIRLTAGFLLVVVLTGVIGVIGIRNLSQVNDLSDRMYELDVTGLSQMQEANIQLVSVGRAMRHSLLATSHADREQAAKQARAALDQTRKLIADARKAFITKEGLAQIDKIEVPLKEYESVVNQLLSTHQQSGQLQESSEITDLLPKAVSTSEVVDRLMGEVTRGKQARAAEANQQISDIAANSQTQMIILVIAATLLGLLIGVLVTRSITRPLNGAVDAANRMAAGDLSQDLEITSKDETGQLLGAMQNMTLRLRSILGDVRSAADSLSSASEQVSSTSQSLSQAANEQAASVEQTSASVEQMSASIAQNTESAKITDGIAGKAANDAVQGGGAVGDTVLAMKQIADKISIIDDIAYQTNLLALNAAIEAARAGDHGKGFAVVAAEVRKLAERSQVAAQEIGQVASSSVQLAEQAGHLLNEIVPNIQKTSDLVQEITAASQEQSGAAGQINIAMGQMNQITQQNASASEELAATAEEMNAQAGQLQELIGFFRFEEESASSYRPTPRSNDGYALNGPRDGFKGRSTVDEGQFVSFN
- a CDS encoding response regulator, which gives rise to MAKTILIVDDSLSMRQLVKMSLTGAGHQVIEACDGRDALNKLTGQKIHLIISDVNMPNLDGIGLVKEVKARNEYRFTPIIMLTTESEQSKKAEGQAAGAKAWIVKPFQPQQLLAAVEKLLG
- a CDS encoding chemotaxis protein CheA, with translation MLSGEQWNQLLLGFLSEGRDLLKEAEDSLLRLETCPDDQEAINGLFRAVHTLKGSAGIFSLTPLVNLTHHLESLLMSVRDGQRALTPALTSLMLNCMDELNAMIERVDPDSGLLDADETRQAPLLAALFEAQGSTAEESEQTVALDAPATLADQRTWQVSISFSEELFRNGFDPAAFLRYLKRLGEVVALRTRTDAIPALERMDPETCHLGFEFQLLTTASQAEIEDVFEFIQDFCELRLSVLEPVLPVASAPGAEPVPAALTPVPRTTTPRERRTLDMTLLKVAAHKLDELINLVGELVISTASAQMQARRSTDSGCMEATQAVHQHVEQIREAALKLRMVEVGETFNRFYRVVRDVSQELGKNIQLSLVGGETELDKSVIDKIADPLTHLVRNAIDHGIESAAERLAVGKPAEGNLRLNAYHDSGMIVLEVSDDGRGLNTARILTKAIDKGLVDPDAQLSDPDIHLLIFEAGFSTAEQVSNLSGRGVGMDVVRSAIDQLRGVIEIDSVAGAGCTFRIRLPLTLAIIDGFQVGVGQDNFVIPLDMVTECMEASPEWLRLGQGYLNLRGKPLPCIALDRHFGLTPSTARRRNIVVVSQGRQQAGLIVDQLLGELQTVIKPLGQMFQHLRGISGSTILGSGQVALILDIASLFRHLQTSGEPTTNSLNTPLPSLSGE
- a CDS encoding methyl-accepting chemotaxis protein; the protein is MRIYLGVWLGIALSVIGLILAQPLLNGAGLALIAISALAQQIVKSSNNPATPPLTPAPDTTPAPAELQALLPVIAPAWNDGIGQSRQLLQANISELFERFASIATRLEGGLHGSENILGNGGVGESLRDANERLREVTQSFEASSQRQHELLDTISHLGDYASQLQQMAKRVQEIANQTNLLALNAAIEAARAGEYGRGFSVVADEVRKLSTLSAETGQGMDTKVGEINHAIQTTITAAAELGTSEQANLDFLNHAVTQVMTRLGDNLTELTDASRVLQRDARDTQADIQAIMVNLQFQDRADQMLDHVQVDLAHLLDAIRDQDRSLNDPSAWLERQHQRFTTDEERQGRTQVATGDDVTFF
- a CDS encoding glycine zipper domain-containing protein, translating into MKFSSILLLSLSLASGLACAGGTTEAGIGGALGGVLGSAVGQSLGGNTGSTIGAALGGAGGSAVGADKRSRGEAAIGGALGAAGGNVVGRSMGGSTGSLIGAAAGGGAGGALGNYMGNSSDREDRNYREGHRGRGHAYGHRKHGRHWRD